In one window of Borrelia anserina Es DNA:
- a CDS encoding tetratricopeptide repeat protein — protein MRINYLKCTFYLIISLSLLFFIFYMLSYFKAFSNSYLKAGPTEVNLLFLWDNKEYKEVIDYAENGLKKNRFDFNLNLLLGFSYFYYSLMLNDSYLKNQFLDNAIERLRFLMSISGDVPMGSLYYILGKAYSHKGEYYSDLSVKYLSKALYSSNFDFMSVKEDIFEYLGYSYQLLKDYDSSLKFFEKAYQENKSDIVLWSLAYVNYKKGNIDKSVGYINKFLQEESESLKNERSDDNLMQKVYLLYGDIYLEKGAYEDAFDCYDKVLKINSLNPNVYVKIGDVYIKRDKDYPKARKYWREALSINPYLEEAMERLKISLEDF, from the coding sequence ATGAGGATCAATTATCTGAAGTGTACTTTTTATTTGATTATAAGTTTGTCACTTTTATTCTTTATTTTTTATATGTTATCTTATTTTAAAGCCTTTTCTAACTCTTATTTAAAGGCAGGACCTACTGAGGTAAATTTGCTTTTTCTTTGGGATAATAAAGAATATAAGGAAGTAATAGACTATGCTGAGAATGGTCTTAAAAAAAATAGGTTTGACTTTAATCTAAATTTGCTTCTTGGATTTTCATATTTTTATTATTCCTTAATGTTGAATGATAGTTATTTAAAAAATCAATTTTTGGATAACGCAATAGAAAGATTACGTTTTTTAATGTCAATTAGTGGTGACGTTCCTATGGGTTCACTTTATTATATTTTGGGTAAAGCTTATTCTCATAAGGGAGAATATTATAGTGATCTTTCTGTTAAGTATTTAAGTAAAGCTTTATATTCAAGTAACTTTGACTTTATGAGTGTAAAGGAAGATATTTTTGAGTATTTGGGGTATTCTTATCAACTTTTAAAAGACTATGATTCTAGCTTAAAGTTCTTTGAGAAAGCTTATCAAGAGAATAAGTCCGATATTGTTCTTTGGAGTTTGGCATATGTGAATTACAAGAAGGGAAATATTGACAAGAGCGTTGGATATATAAATAAGTTTTTACAGGAAGAGAGTGAATCATTAAAAAATGAGAGAAGTGATGATAATTTGATGCAAAAGGTATATTTATTATACGGAGATATCTATTTGGAGAAGGGTGCTTATGAGGATGCTTTTGATTGCTATGATAAAGTCTTGAAAATTAATAGTTTAAATCCTAATGTTTATGTTAAAATAGGAGACGTGTATATAAAGAGAGATAAAGATTATCCTAAAGCTAGAAAATATTGGAGAGAGGCATTGAGCATTAATCCTTATTTAGAAGAAGCAATGGAAAGACTTAAAATTAGTCTAGAGGATTTTTAG
- the mreC gene encoding rod shape-determining protein MreC, with protein MKLLVNFKNFIKVFSVLVFAIILMIYDSSTSKRNKRDDFFIFTLNSYIQRNMHKFFNFVSNVFKAINEYKDYGDTIEAYKKRIQQLEIVIQNVQVLRQENARLKEQLGFYSVHSNEFISAEVIYLNYANVSSLMSINKGYNDGVQKDMIAVAYQDGFSGLVGKVVKVYADTARVLPLTSYENYVSARIQNSKFIGLVEGKGYGKVLEMNYVNKLAENALKIGDSVVTAGFSDYPSGIYIGKIIDFNVLEYNSLLSIKIEPIIVLDKLEYVFLINGDQRLRK; from the coding sequence ATGAAATTGCTTGTTAATTTCAAGAATTTTATTAAGGTATTTAGCGTATTGGTATTTGCTATTATTCTTATGATTTATGATTCGAGTACTTCTAAGAGAAACAAGAGGGATGATTTTTTCATTTTTACTTTAAATTCATATATTCAGCGGAATATGCATAAATTTTTTAATTTTGTTTCTAATGTTTTTAAGGCGATAAATGAATATAAGGATTATGGCGACACAATAGAAGCTTATAAGAAGAGGATACAGCAACTTGAGATAGTGATTCAGAATGTGCAAGTGTTAAGACAGGAGAATGCTAGGCTTAAAGAGCAGCTTGGATTTTATTCAGTACATTCTAATGAATTTATTTCAGCTGAAGTAATTTACTTGAATTATGCAAATGTTTCATCTTTAATGTCAATTAATAAAGGATATAATGATGGTGTCCAAAAAGATATGATAGCTGTTGCTTATCAGGATGGATTTAGTGGTCTTGTTGGGAAAGTTGTTAAAGTTTATGCAGATACTGCAAGAGTTTTGCCTTTAACCAGTTATGAGAACTATGTTTCTGCAAGAATTCAAAATAGTAAATTTATTGGTCTTGTTGAAGGTAAGGGATATGGTAAAGTTCTTGAGATGAACTATGTTAATAAATTAGCTGAAAATGCTCTAAAGATAGGAGATTCTGTTGTTACTGCTGGATTTAGTGATTATCCTAGTGGAATTTATATAGGAAAAATTATTGATTTTAATGTTCTTGAATATAATTCTCTCTTAAGTATTAAGATAGAACCTATAATAGTTTTAGATAAATTGGAATATGTTTTTCTGATTAATGGCGATCAGAGGCTAAGAAAGTGA
- a CDS encoding zinc ribbon domain-containing protein, giving the protein MESNIDVLKNLEGIYKAKFELEERQKNIPKYLQTKKAQIDGLIETLAELQFKFQEYQKEDASLKLDIQDINVRKSKAEEKIDSIKTQREYEALEKELQTIIDDEVTIRKKMTHITGLKTKVDREIVDIKSKLEVEQGIYATESNDLENELSEILKKLDSIRDEEEKYASRMDEDFLFKFQRIIKNKSNGVVPLIENVCKGCHMILPIEFANKVRREPDDINFCPYCSRILYYQDRFEVGLDMVPGGLADLIE; this is encoded by the coding sequence ATGGAAAGTAATATTGATGTATTGAAGAATCTTGAGGGCATATATAAAGCTAAGTTTGAGCTTGAAGAAAGGCAAAAAAATATTCCTAAATATTTGCAAACCAAGAAGGCTCAAATTGATGGACTTATTGAGACTCTTGCAGAATTACAGTTCAAATTTCAAGAGTATCAAAAAGAAGATGCATCTTTGAAATTAGATATTCAAGACATTAATGTTCGAAAGAGTAAGGCAGAAGAGAAAATTGATAGCATTAAAACTCAAAGGGAATATGAAGCTCTTGAGAAGGAATTGCAGACTATTATCGATGATGAAGTTACTATTAGAAAAAAAATGACACATATTACTGGACTTAAGACAAAGGTGGATAGAGAAATAGTTGATATTAAGAGTAAGCTTGAAGTTGAGCAGGGTATTTATGCTACTGAGAGTAATGATCTTGAAAATGAGCTTTCAGAGATTTTAAAAAAGCTTGATTCTATAAGGGATGAAGAGGAAAAATATGCTTCTCGAATGGATGAGGACTTTTTGTTTAAATTTCAAAGAATTATTAAAAATAAATCCAATGGGGTTGTGCCTTTAATTGAAAATGTTTGTAAAGGTTGCCATATGATACTTCCTATTGAGTTTGCAAATAAGGTAAGGCGTGAACCAGATGATATTAATTTTTGTCCTTATTGTAGTAGAATACTTTATTACCAAGATAGGTTTGAAGTTGGCTTAGACATGGTTCCTGGTGGTTTGGCAGATCTTATAGAGTAA
- the rpoD gene encoding RNA polymerase sigma factor RpoD: MNSVESKDLQAFKKKNSKIIRTILSYLRDKKTITFEELSTFLSGDMLEPENIDYIYGVLENEGISLINEKADSDICDIDELGDVSKLDNQCMILDDVIHSDDEIDDKLDEFDDETLDKEDFSSGYIKSSLLKDSNSEDPIRLYLKEIGKEFLLTGNQEVELAKQMDSGENIIENILKNEGLVIENYYNLFNAIYSRVDKEEFFKKEKERERDNNFDYYNKKKRITSFYKVSLKPFQDCLVRYIEKKHRLYELGEDIFEESITKERLYIKEMLKSVPLYQEELRIFSDDYIDSATKIKDLKRQQKSILDRLKVDKVRNLRILGRDLAIPERRERIEKSLNIREDLIKEQITEAQLAQKELERIEMYYEYPMDKIISMSEEILKGKQMMQHAKDQLIKANLRLVVSIAKKYANRGLHFFDLVQEGNIGLIKAVEKFEYKRGFKFSTYATWWIRQAITRSISDQARTIRVPVHMIEQINRLNRETRYLVQVLGKDPTDEELSARLGWDLKKVKTVKNVSREPVSLETPIGEEEDSVLSDFIEDRAIKNPAKHTSFVVLQDQIRSVLGTLPEREQEVVKMRFGLEDGYSLTLEEVGLHFNVTRERIRQIESKALRRLKNPKKTQKLKDYLEDLN, encoded by the coding sequence ATGAATAGTGTAGAAAGTAAAGATTTGCAGGCTTTTAAGAAGAAGAATTCAAAGATAATAAGGACTATTTTAAGTTATTTGAGAGACAAAAAGACAATTACATTTGAAGAATTATCTACCTTTTTATCAGGAGATATGTTAGAACCTGAAAATATTGATTATATTTATGGAGTTCTTGAGAATGAGGGAATAAGTTTGATTAATGAGAAGGCGGATTCAGATATCTGTGATATTGATGAGTTAGGTGATGTAAGTAAACTTGATAATCAGTGTATGATATTGGATGATGTTATTCATAGTGATGATGAAATTGATGATAAATTAGATGAATTTGATGATGAGACTTTAGATAAGGAAGATTTTAGTTCGGGATATATTAAGAGTAGCTTATTGAAAGATAGTAATTCTGAAGATCCGATAAGACTTTACTTAAAAGAAATAGGAAAGGAATTTTTATTAACTGGGAATCAAGAGGTTGAGCTTGCAAAGCAAATGGATTCTGGCGAGAACATAATTGAAAATATTCTTAAAAATGAAGGACTGGTTATAGAAAATTATTATAATTTATTTAATGCTATTTATTCAAGAGTAGATAAGGAAGAGTTTTTTAAAAAAGAAAAGGAAAGAGAAAGAGATAATAATTTTGATTATTATAACAAAAAAAAAAGAATCACTTCTTTTTATAAGGTTTCATTAAAGCCATTTCAAGATTGTTTAGTAAGATATATTGAAAAGAAACATAGATTGTATGAGCTTGGAGAAGATATTTTTGAAGAGAGTATTACTAAAGAAAGATTATATATAAAAGAGATGCTTAAGTCTGTTCCTTTATATCAAGAGGAATTACGCATTTTTTCAGATGATTACATTGATTCTGCTACCAAAATAAAGGATTTAAAGAGACAACAAAAGTCCATATTGGATAGATTAAAGGTTGATAAAGTAAGGAATCTTAGAATTCTTGGGAGAGATTTAGCTATTCCTGAGAGGCGGGAGAGGATAGAGAAATCTCTCAATATTCGAGAAGATCTTATTAAAGAGCAAATTACAGAAGCTCAACTTGCTCAAAAGGAGCTTGAGAGAATTGAGATGTATTATGAATATCCGATGGATAAAATAATAAGTATGTCGGAAGAAATTCTTAAGGGCAAGCAGATGATGCAGCATGCAAAAGATCAGCTGATTAAAGCTAACTTAAGGCTTGTGGTAAGTATTGCTAAAAAGTATGCTAATAGAGGATTACATTTCTTTGATCTTGTTCAAGAGGGCAATATTGGCTTAATTAAAGCAGTTGAGAAATTTGAGTATAAGCGGGGCTTTAAGTTTTCTACTTATGCTACATGGTGGATTCGTCAAGCAATAACGAGATCAATTTCAGATCAGGCACGTACTATTCGTGTGCCTGTACATATGATTGAGCAGATAAATAGGCTGAATAGAGAAACAAGGTACTTAGTTCAAGTTTTAGGTAAAGATCCTACGGATGAGGAGTTATCAGCTAGACTTGGGTGGGATCTTAAAAAGGTGAAAACTGTCAAAAATGTTTCAAGAGAGCCCGTTTCTCTTGAAACACCAATTGGGGAGGAAGAAGATTCTGTTCTTAGTGATTTTATTGAGGATAGGGCAATCAAAAATCCTGCGAAACACACATCTTTTGTGGTATTGCAAGATCAGATAAGGTCAGTTCTTGGTACTCTTCCAGAGAGAGAACAGGAAGTTGTTAAGATGAGATTTGGACTTGAAGATGGGTATTCTTTAACCCTTGAAGAAGTTGGACTGCATTTTAACGTTACAAGAGAGAGAATTAGACAGATTGAGTCTAAGGCTTTAAGGCGTCTTAAAAATCCTAAGAAAACTCAAAAACTTAAAGATTATTTAGAAGATTTAAATTGA
- a CDS encoding rod shape-determining protein, which produces MNFFKSFLIDIGIDLGTCNTLVYIKDYGVVMSEPSVVAIDVNKSNRVVAVGRNAKKMLWKTPENIKAVRPLRDGVIADIENTEKMIRYFISQIFSRKKLFFKPRMVIGVPTCITEVERRAVKESAMNAGAREVKVIEESLAAAIGSDIPIFEPTGHMVCDIGGGTTEISVISLGGMVVSRAIRTGGDEFDESIIKYMRNAHNIIIGQQTAEKLKIKIGNVYPDTHNLKVETIDIKGTDAVTGLPRKQIIDSMEVRESLQEPIGTVVDEVKRTLGATPPELATDIVERGIILTGGGALLKGLSRLLSKETGVPVYVADNPLLSVAVGAGLFYDYANRIDISKNIYSFINE; this is translated from the coding sequence TTGAATTTTTTTAAATCTTTTTTGATAGATATTGGTATTGATCTTGGTACATGCAATACTTTAGTTTACATTAAGGATTATGGTGTGGTGATGAGTGAGCCTTCAGTAGTTGCTATTGATGTTAATAAGAGTAATAGAGTTGTAGCTGTTGGGCGTAATGCAAAGAAGATGCTTTGGAAAACACCGGAAAATATTAAGGCGGTAAGACCACTTCGGGATGGTGTTATTGCTGACATTGAAAATACAGAGAAAATGATTAGATATTTCATAAGTCAGATTTTTTCTCGAAAGAAATTGTTTTTTAAACCGAGAATGGTAATAGGAGTTCCAACTTGCATTACAGAAGTTGAGAGGAGGGCTGTAAAAGAGAGTGCAATGAATGCTGGTGCTCGCGAAGTTAAGGTTATTGAAGAATCTCTTGCAGCTGCCATTGGATCTGATATTCCCATTTTTGAACCAACAGGTCATATGGTGTGTGATATTGGTGGGGGAACTACTGAAATATCGGTTATTTCTCTTGGTGGTATGGTAGTAAGTAGAGCTATTAGAACAGGTGGAGATGAGTTTGATGAGAGTATCATCAAGTATATGAGAAATGCTCATAATATTATTATTGGACAGCAAACAGCAGAAAAGTTGAAAATTAAGATAGGTAATGTTTATCCAGATACTCATAATTTGAAGGTGGAGACAATAGATATTAAGGGAACAGATGCTGTTACGGGTCTACCTAGAAAACAAATTATTGATTCTATGGAAGTTCGGGAGTCTTTGCAAGAGCCTATTGGTACTGTTGTTGATGAGGTTAAACGAACTCTTGGCGCAACTCCTCCAGAGCTTGCAACAGATATTGTTGAGCGTGGAATCATATTAACAGGAGGTGGAGCTCTTCTTAAAGGGCTTAGTAGGCTTTTATCAAAAGAGACAGGAGTTCCAGTTTACGTGGCAGATAATCCTCTTTTATCTGTAGCTGTTGGGGCTGGTTTATTTTATGATTATGCTAATAGAATTGATATTAGTAAAAACATATATAGCTTTATTAATGAATAG